A genomic window from Dechloromonas sp. A34 includes:
- a CDS encoding ThiF family adenylyltransferase codes for MSKASEFSYDIAFSRNIGWVTEDEQARLRATRVAVGGLGGVGGNHTLTLARLGVGSFTITDLDTFDWPNLNRQAGAMVSTMGLPKLDVMAEQVRGINPSVDLRLLPNGLSLENIDYFLEGANLYVDSLDIFSLDIRRKVFARCYELGIPAITAAPMGMGTALLVFMPGKMSFEEYFALDGYSFEDQILKFIVGVSPSMLQRHYLLTRDSVNLFKRKVPSVAMGIELAAGVACSAALKVLLGRGDVRYAPKGLHFDAYQNRLVKTWRPFGNRNPLQQLMFWYIRRILMKNN; via the coding sequence ATGTCAAAAGCATCTGAATTCTCTTATGATATTGCATTTTCCCGCAATATCGGATGGGTAACGGAAGATGAACAGGCGCGCCTCCGAGCCACACGCGTTGCTGTTGGAGGTCTAGGAGGGGTTGGGGGGAATCACACGCTTACACTTGCGCGCCTGGGAGTTGGATCGTTCACCATCACCGATCTAGACACATTTGACTGGCCAAATCTGAATCGCCAGGCTGGCGCCATGGTCTCAACAATGGGCCTACCAAAACTCGATGTAATGGCAGAGCAGGTTCGCGGCATCAATCCATCGGTTGATTTACGATTGTTACCAAACGGACTCAGCCTAGAAAATATCGATTACTTTCTTGAAGGCGCTAATCTCTACGTCGATAGCCTTGATATCTTTTCACTCGATATACGTCGCAAGGTTTTTGCGCGCTGCTACGAACTGGGCATTCCGGCCATCACCGCCGCCCCGATGGGCATGGGCACCGCCTTACTGGTGTTTATGCCGGGAAAAATGAGTTTTGAAGAGTATTTTGCTCTGGATGGTTACAGTTTTGAGGATCAAATCCTCAAATTCATCGTCGGTGTATCGCCGTCAATGCTACAACGACACTATTTACTAACACGCGATTCAGTCAATCTCTTCAAACGTAAGGTACCGTCAGTTGCGATGGGGATCGAACTCGCTGCCGGTGTCGCTTGCTCCGCTGCGCTAAAAGTACTTCTTGGCCGAGGAGATGTCCGTTATGCCCCGAAAGGGTTGCACTTCGATGCCTACCAGAATCGACTGGTTAAGACCTGGCGTCCTTTTGGCAATCGCAACCCTCTACAACAACTAATGTTTTGGTACATTCGACGGATACTAATGAAAAACAACTGA
- a CDS encoding ABC transporter permease — MESEPIEYRRCFALQPMNSVITTKLFFTLRNIFRQRARTLATLTSIALGVAGLIIVGGFVKDIFVQLGEAIIHGQTGHIQITRQGFQEGRTRAPEKYLIKDADALRKQLASQTGTTSVLGRLNFTGTLNNGKRDLGIFGEGIEPDAEAKLSGIYVRYIEGRALANSDKSGIVIGQGVARTLNLSVGDHVTMVISLSEGAINTMDFEIVGVFQTFSKDFDARAVRIPLSSAQELMDTTSIHLLIMVLNNTDLSTQVAASVRSLLQQNEMEVTIWRDLSDFYVKTIQLYDRQFGVLRLIILFMVLLSVANSVNMTLFERTREFGTLLALGSRPSTVFQQIILENIFVGACGALLGLIIGISGALIISAIGIPMPPPPNANMGYTAYIRLDGLEIVIAGIIGWSATVLASILPARRVSNIEITEALRHGT; from the coding sequence ATGGAAAGCGAGCCGATTGAATATCGTAGATGCTTTGCGCTACAACCAATGAATTCCGTCATTACAACCAAGTTATTTTTCACGCTACGCAATATCTTCCGGCAGCGAGCCAGAACCTTAGCCACGCTCACGTCGATTGCACTTGGCGTTGCCGGTCTAATTATTGTTGGCGGGTTTGTTAAAGATATATTTGTTCAACTGGGTGAAGCTATCATCCACGGTCAGACTGGCCATATTCAGATTACACGTCAAGGCTTTCAAGAAGGTCGAACTCGCGCCCCGGAAAAATACCTTATTAAGGATGCCGATGCACTTAGGAAACAATTGGCCAGCCAAACTGGAACAACTAGCGTACTTGGCAGGCTAAATTTCACCGGAACTCTGAATAATGGCAAACGCGACCTCGGCATTTTTGGCGAAGGCATAGAACCCGACGCAGAAGCCAAACTAAGCGGCATTTACGTTCGTTACATTGAAGGGCGTGCCCTCGCAAATTCAGACAAGTCAGGTATCGTTATTGGTCAAGGTGTGGCGCGCACATTGAACCTCAGCGTTGGAGACCATGTAACCATGGTTATCAGCCTATCTGAAGGCGCAATAAATACAATGGATTTTGAGATTGTTGGTGTATTCCAAACATTCTCCAAGGATTTTGATGCACGCGCAGTGCGGATTCCATTGAGTAGCGCGCAAGAACTCATGGATACCACCTCAATCCATCTGCTGATTATGGTGCTGAACAACACTGATCTCAGCACTCAAGTGGCAGCATCGGTTCGTTCACTGCTTCAACAGAATGAGATGGAAGTAACCATTTGGCGTGACTTGTCAGATTTCTATGTAAAAACTATTCAACTTTACGATCGGCAATTCGGCGTACTTCGTTTAATTATTTTATTCATGGTTTTACTCTCGGTGGCCAATAGTGTCAACATGACGCTATTCGAGCGTACGCGTGAATTCGGAACCTTGCTTGCATTGGGTAGTCGGCCATCCACGGTCTTTCAGCAGATCATTCTAGAAAATATTTTTGTTGGTGCTTGCGGGGCTCTTCTCGGCCTCATTATTGGTATTAGTGGGGCTTTAATTATTTCGGCTATTGGCATACCAATGCCACCACCACCCAATGCTAATATGGGATATACCGCCTATATAAGGCTTGATGGGCTTGAAATTGTCATTGCAGGAATAATTGGCTGGTCTGCCACCGTGCTCGCTTCAATTCTTCCAGCACGAAGAGTCTCGAACATAGAAATAACAGAAGCACTACGGCATGGAACTTAA
- a CDS encoding ABC transporter permease encodes MLTITSDFQIALRNLTRNTKRTIVSTLTVSGGILAFCLASGFIAWIFDDMRDSTVRSQLGHIQIVTPGYYEKGIADPYSFLLPGTSGDFEAVSNLPGVVSVAPRLAFSGLASFGDNTVAFIGEGVSPAKEKPISARINIDAGQDMKSDSEASVLLGEGLANSLGVKIGDSIVLLVTTAKGGPNATEVRVVGIFNTTSKQFDDQFLRLPIQRARSLMKVDGGTAWVLLLESHKLTTPIVATLKDKLPSEQYEIIPWTALADFYNKTVVLFTSQIQVVKIIIGLIIVLSISNTQMMSVLERTTEIGTNLALGQRRLAIMRLFLIEGFLIGLMGGIAGTLFAWVAATSISAIGLPMPAAPGMSHGFIGRILFTPQIVFDALVLAVTTTLLASILPAWKASRLNIVDALRYNQ; translated from the coding sequence TTGCTAACAATTACATCAGATTTCCAGATCGCGCTACGTAACCTGACACGTAACACAAAGCGAACGATTGTTTCCACGCTTACTGTAAGCGGGGGAATTCTGGCATTTTGTCTGGCAAGTGGCTTCATTGCCTGGATATTTGATGACATGCGTGATTCCACAGTCAGATCTCAACTTGGCCATATTCAAATTGTCACGCCAGGATATTACGAAAAAGGAATTGCAGACCCTTATAGCTTCCTCCTACCAGGGACCTCTGGCGACTTCGAGGCTGTGTCAAACTTACCAGGTGTAGTCAGCGTTGCTCCACGACTCGCCTTTAGCGGCTTAGCAAGCTTTGGGGACAACACGGTAGCGTTCATTGGGGAAGGCGTATCCCCTGCCAAGGAAAAACCGATCAGTGCCAGAATCAATATCGATGCTGGTCAAGACATGAAAAGTGACAGTGAAGCATCTGTCCTCTTGGGCGAAGGATTGGCCAATAGTCTGGGTGTGAAAATTGGCGACTCAATTGTGTTGCTGGTCACCACCGCAAAAGGAGGGCCCAATGCAACCGAAGTTCGAGTGGTTGGCATATTCAATACAACCTCGAAGCAATTTGACGATCAATTCCTACGCCTACCAATTCAACGCGCTCGAAGTCTTATGAAGGTCGACGGCGGGACCGCTTGGGTCCTTCTTTTAGAAAGCCATAAGCTGACAACACCAATCGTCGCTACGCTTAAGGACAAACTACCGTCCGAACAATATGAAATCATCCCGTGGACCGCGCTGGCGGACTTCTATAATAAAACTGTCGTTCTTTTTACGAGCCAGATACAAGTAGTCAAAATCATTATTGGATTGATCATCGTTCTCTCAATTTCTAACACCCAAATGATGAGCGTCCTTGAACGAACCACAGAAATCGGCACCAATCTGGCATTAGGTCAGCGCCGCCTCGCGATAATGCGATTATTCCTGATCGAGGGCTTTCTCATCGGTTTAATGGGAGGCATTGCCGGCACCCTCTTTGCTTGGGTCGCCGCCACATCTATTTCAGCAATAGGGTTGCCCATGCCTGCAGCACCAGGCATGTCACACGGGTTCATCGGAAGAATTCTTTTTACGCCTCAAATTGTATTTGACGCGCTTGTATTGGCAGTCACAACGACTCTGCTGGCCAGCATACTTCCCGCATGGAAAGCGAGCCGATTGAATATCGTAGATGCTTTGCGCTACAACCAATGA
- a CDS encoding DUF1302 family protein, with translation MPSLDRMLPRLPLIAALFFSLGAQAADDRDSLFGDDLPMAADKPKAASGSGIKGFVQFELARTTASPDHWSKMRTRADLSSQGKLGDGIKWKLGARFDYDAVYGINDFYPPEVERNQRFDAALRENYLDYSAGNWDFRLGKQNVVWGEMVGLFFADVVSARDLREFILPEFDQMRIPQWAARAEYFADDFHAEVLWIPVASYDNIGKPGAEFYPTQPVPPGFAAQYRQEQRPERNAENMNYGLRLSTLKSGWDISAFYYRSTDINPTFYRDIVITPTPTFVFQARHDRIHQFGSTLAKDLGDIVLKAEAVYTRGRNFTVLNAMDTDGVAQQNTLDWAAGLDFTLPAETRLNVQVFQRQFFSYNQDIISDRRENGYSVLLNNKFFTNWEAQALFISSANRPDWLFRPRLTWNFERNWRVLIGADLFKGPPLGMFGRYDQKDRVYSEVRYSF, from the coding sequence GTGCCCTCACTTGACCGTATGCTTCCCCGACTGCCACTGATTGCAGCCCTCTTTTTCAGTCTTGGCGCCCAGGCCGCCGACGATCGCGACTCACTTTTTGGTGACGATCTGCCCATGGCCGCTGACAAACCCAAGGCGGCTTCGGGTTCCGGCATCAAGGGCTTTGTCCAATTTGAACTGGCGCGCACCACCGCGAGCCCCGACCACTGGTCCAAGATGCGTACCCGCGCCGACTTGAGCAGCCAAGGCAAACTGGGCGATGGCATCAAGTGGAAACTCGGGGCGCGCTTCGATTACGACGCAGTTTATGGCATCAATGACTTTTACCCCCCGGAGGTCGAGAGAAACCAGCGCTTCGATGCTGCGCTTCGCGAAAACTATCTGGACTACAGTGCTGGCAACTGGGACTTCCGTCTGGGAAAACAAAATGTCGTCTGGGGTGAAATGGTTGGCTTGTTTTTTGCCGATGTCGTATCCGCCCGCGATTTGCGTGAATTCATCCTGCCCGAGTTTGATCAGATGCGCATTCCGCAATGGGCCGCGCGCGCCGAGTACTTCGCCGACGATTTTCACGCCGAAGTTCTCTGGATTCCGGTTGCCAGCTACGACAACATCGGCAAACCGGGTGCCGAGTTCTATCCCACCCAACCCGTGCCGCCCGGTTTTGCTGCGCAGTACCGTCAGGAGCAACGGCCCGAGCGCAACGCGGAAAACATGAACTATGGTCTTCGCCTGTCCACGCTCAAGAGTGGCTGGGACATTTCAGCCTTCTACTATCGCAGCACCGACATCAACCCAACCTTCTATCGCGACATCGTTATCACCCCCACGCCAACCTTTGTCTTCCAGGCCCGGCACGACCGGATCCACCAGTTCGGCAGCACACTAGCCAAAGACTTGGGCGATATTGTCCTGAAGGCGGAGGCCGTCTATACGCGGGGACGCAACTTTACGGTATTGAACGCCATGGATACCGATGGCGTTGCCCAGCAAAACACCCTGGACTGGGCTGCCGGCCTCGATTTCACGCTGCCGGCCGAAACACGCCTGAATGTTCAGGTATTCCAGCGCCAATTTTTCAGCTACAACCAGGACATTATTTCCGATCGGCGTGAAAACGGTTACAGCGTACTGCTCAATAACAAGTTCTTTACCAACTGGGAAGCACAAGCACTTTTCATCTCCAGCGCTAACCGCCCGGACTGGCTGTTCCGGCCCCGCCTGACCTGGAACTTTGAGCGCAACTGGCGCGTGCTGATAGGTGCCGATCTGTTCAAAGGACCGCCGCTTGGCATGTTTGGACGTTATGACCAGAAAGACCGTGTGTATTCAGAAGTTAGATATAGTTTCTAA
- a CDS encoding ABC transporter ATP-binding protein: MSSVVRIERVFKEYLLGEQIVQALNDITLAIEPGVFLAIAGPSGSGKTTMLNLIGCIDRPTSGNIYINEENVSQKSANELADLRAHSIGFIFQSFNLLPVLSAAENVEYPLLRRNDVSPADRKRRVDYFLDIVGLSKYANNRPNQLSGGQRQRVAIARALAVKPAIVLADEPTANLDKATGIEILKLMKKINEHLGTTFIFSTHDQKVIDHANRLVKVEDGTIKAFGIRGPDNGWNIARVHNLSDIAAESITE, translated from the coding sequence ATGAGCAGCGTCGTCCGTATCGAGCGCGTCTTCAAGGAATATCTGCTTGGCGAGCAGATCGTTCAGGCCCTCAATGATATAACACTGGCCATCGAGCCAGGCGTATTCCTCGCCATAGCCGGCCCCTCCGGTAGCGGCAAGACGACCATGCTGAACCTGATTGGCTGCATTGACCGGCCGACCAGCGGCAACATCTACATCAACGAAGAGAATGTCTCGCAAAAATCAGCCAACGAATTAGCCGACCTGCGAGCACACTCGATCGGTTTCATTTTTCAGAGCTTCAACCTGCTCCCCGTACTGTCGGCCGCCGAAAATGTCGAGTACCCGCTATTGCGCCGGAACGATGTTTCACCAGCCGATCGCAAGCGCCGCGTCGACTATTTCCTCGACATCGTCGGCCTCAGCAAATACGCCAACAACCGCCCCAATCAGTTGAGCGGCGGCCAGCGCCAGCGTGTCGCCATCGCCCGTGCTCTGGCCGTCAAGCCAGCGATCGTCCTCGCCGACGAACCGACAGCCAATCTCGACAAGGCCACTGGCATCGAGATATTGAAGCTGATGAAGAAGATCAACGAACACTTAGGCACCACTTTCATTTTCTCGACCCATGACCAGAAAGTCATCGACCATGCCAATCGACTGGTCAAGGTTGAAGACGGAACTATCAAGGCGTTCGGCATTCGCGGCCCCGACAACGGCTGGAATATCGCCCGCGTCCACAATCTCTCGGATATCGCCGCCGAAAGCATTACCGAATAA
- a CDS encoding outer membrane lipoprotein-sorting protein encodes MLRNTVKQLNLWACVLTSGIVLSLQSVTAFAQQPGPEATDEAYARSIVEKADQVRFPGDGFQVDIVINTLQADKSAETRKYRILSKGNENTVVMVTEPAAERGQIILMKGRDLWVFMPEVSQPVRISLAQRLTGQVANGDLARANFSGDYNPKVLRSETINGENYIVLELAAVDRSVTYQKVVYWVNKKNFWPLKAEFYSLSNRLLKKCSYENFRTLAGKLRPTRLVMEDALRSGETSVLEYSEMKLRELPDKIFTKDYLKKLD; translated from the coding sequence ATGCTACGCAATACTGTCAAGCAGCTGAATTTGTGGGCCTGTGTTCTTACATCCGGCATTGTTCTATCGCTCCAGTCAGTAACGGCTTTTGCTCAGCAGCCCGGCCCGGAAGCGACCGATGAAGCTTATGCTCGAAGTATAGTGGAAAAGGCGGATCAGGTTCGCTTCCCTGGCGACGGGTTTCAGGTCGATATTGTAATCAATACCCTGCAGGCGGATAAATCAGCCGAGACTAGAAAATACCGAATCCTTTCAAAGGGTAACGAAAATACAGTAGTAATGGTAACCGAGCCCGCCGCCGAGCGTGGCCAGATCATTCTGATGAAAGGTCGTGATCTCTGGGTCTTCATGCCGGAGGTTTCCCAACCTGTACGCATTTCATTGGCTCAGAGGCTGACCGGTCAGGTCGCTAACGGGGATCTGGCGCGAGCCAATTTTTCAGGCGACTACAACCCCAAGGTCTTACGAAGCGAAACCATCAACGGCGAAAATTACATTGTTCTGGAATTGGCTGCTGTCGATCGCTCGGTCACCTATCAAAAAGTTGTCTACTGGGTAAATAAGAAAAATTTCTGGCCCTTGAAGGCAGAGTTTTATTCTCTTTCCAATCGTCTATTGAAAAAGTGCAGCTATGAGAACTTCCGCACCTTGGCCGGCAAGCTAAGGCCAACCCGTCTCGTGATGGAAGATGCCCTACGCAGTGGTGAAACATCTGTACTGGAGTACAGCGAGATGAAATTGCGTGAATTACCTGACAAGATATTTACTAAGGATTATCTTAAGAAGCTCGACTAA
- a CDS encoding mannose-1-phosphate guanylyltransferase/mannose-6-phosphate isomerase has protein sequence MTKILPVVLSGGSGTRLWPLSREKYPKQLLPLVGEQSMLQATVARLDGIAGLGEPLLVCNEDHRFVVAEQMRLLGKQGKTLLEPFGRNTAPALTLAALWAQQQDDDCVLVVMPADHVILDGAVFRDTVVKAVALAETGLAVTFGITPDCPETGYGYIKQGVPLADGSGAFKLARFVEKPNREVAQAYLDSGDFLWNSGLFVMRASTWLNALQLCRPDILDACRAALRGGGEDGEFVRVDRVMFEKCPSDSIDYAVMERLTTGQAGLPESAVIPLSAGWSDVGAWDALWKVLPKSEAGNASRGDVLLEGCHNTLAISEGRLVACVGVSNLVVVETDDAVLVAHHDATQDVKKIVDRLKADKRSLAQWHRKVYRPWGWYDGVDSGERFQVKRIGVKPGASLSLQMHHHRAEHWIVVSGTARVTKGDEVFLVTENQSTYIPLGVKHRLENPGIVPLEMIEVQSGSYLGEDDIVRFEDTYGRS, from the coding sequence ATGACCAAGATTCTGCCAGTTGTCCTATCCGGTGGTTCGGGAACCCGTTTGTGGCCGCTTTCCCGCGAAAAATATCCCAAACAGCTCTTGCCGCTGGTCGGTGAACAGTCGATGTTGCAGGCAACAGTCGCTCGCCTGGATGGTATTGCCGGGCTCGGGGAGCCGCTTCTCGTTTGCAATGAAGACCATCGCTTTGTCGTGGCTGAACAGATGCGCTTACTCGGCAAGCAAGGCAAGACCTTGCTTGAACCCTTTGGCCGCAACACGGCGCCTGCGCTGACGCTAGCCGCACTCTGGGCGCAGCAGCAAGACGACGACTGCGTATTGGTGGTGATGCCGGCGGATCATGTGATTCTTGACGGGGCTGTGTTCCGGGATACGGTCGTCAAGGCGGTTGCACTGGCCGAAACGGGGCTGGCGGTGACCTTTGGCATTACGCCGGATTGCCCTGAGACGGGTTACGGCTACATCAAGCAGGGCGTTCCACTGGCCGATGGTAGCGGTGCATTCAAGTTGGCCCGTTTTGTCGAGAAGCCAAACCGTGAAGTGGCACAAGCCTACCTGGATTCAGGCGATTTTCTGTGGAACAGCGGTCTGTTTGTGATGCGCGCTTCAACCTGGTTGAATGCGCTTCAGTTGTGTCGGCCGGATATTCTGGATGCGTGCAGGGCGGCGTTGCGAGGGGGGGGCGAAGACGGAGAGTTTGTCCGTGTCGACCGTGTGATGTTTGAAAAATGTCCATCCGACTCGATCGATTATGCCGTGATGGAGCGCTTGACTACGGGGCAGGCCGGTTTGCCGGAAAGCGCCGTCATTCCATTGTCGGCCGGTTGGTCGGATGTAGGCGCCTGGGATGCTCTGTGGAAAGTGTTACCGAAGAGCGAGGCGGGCAATGCGTCGCGTGGCGACGTGCTGCTCGAAGGTTGCCACAATACGCTGGCGATTTCCGAGGGCCGCCTGGTGGCCTGTGTTGGGGTGAGCAATCTGGTGGTGGTCGAAACCGACGATGCAGTGCTGGTCGCGCACCACGACGCCACTCAGGATGTGAAAAAGATTGTCGATCGCCTGAAAGCTGACAAACGTTCGCTGGCGCAGTGGCATCGCAAGGTCTATCGGCCATGGGGCTGGTACGACGGCGTCGATTCCGGTGAGCGTTTCCAGGTCAAGCGCATCGGGGTCAAGCCGGGTGCCTCATTGTCCTTGCAGATGCACCATCACCGGGCCGAGCACTGGATCGTGGTCAGTGGTACGGCGCGGGTGACCAAGGGGGACGAGGTGTTTCTGGTCACGGAAAACCAATCCACCTATATTCCGCTCGGCGTCAAGCATCGCCTGGAAAACCCAGGCATTGTGCCGCTCGAAATGATCGAAGTGCAGTCCGGTAGTTACCTCGGCGAGGACGATATCGTCCGCTTCGAGGACACCTACGGGCGCAGCTGA
- a CDS encoding Mth938-like domain-containing protein, with amino-acid sequence MFTAYGDDYVAVNNEKYEKNLILLPESIIPEWSTATVSTLTATDMQKLLELGTEIVLLGTGSRLRFPAGTLLRPFAPAGIGLEVMDLRAACRTYNILAAEGRKVAAALLFD; translated from the coding sequence ATGTTCACTGCCTACGGCGATGACTACGTAGCGGTCAATAATGAAAAATACGAGAAGAACCTGATCCTTCTGCCCGAGTCGATCATTCCCGAATGGTCGACTGCAACGGTGTCCACCCTCACCGCAACGGATATGCAGAAACTGCTCGAACTGGGTACCGAAATAGTCCTGCTCGGCACCGGCAGCCGCCTGCGTTTCCCGGCCGGCACCCTGCTCCGGCCCTTCGCCCCGGCCGGCATCGGCCTCGAGGTCATGGACCTGCGCGCCGCCTGCCGCACCTACAACATCCTCGCCGCCGAGGGCCGCAAGGTGGCGGCCGCCCTGCTCTTCGACTGA
- a CDS encoding pyridoxal phosphate-dependent aminotransferase, with protein sequence MKQVKKSAKLANVCYDIRGPVLQKAKQMEEEGHKIIKLNIGNLAAFGFDSPEEIQQDIIRNLPNAAGYTDSKGIFAARKAIMHYTQEKGIKGVTLEDIYVGNGVSELIVMAMNALLDAGDEVLVPAPDYPLWTAGISLSGGTPRHYLCDEENGWYPDLDDIRSKITPKTRAIVIINPNNPTGALYPDELLKEIIEIARQHHLIIYADEVYDKVLYDDAKHTSIAALSDDVLTITFNGLSKNYRSCGYRAGWMVVSGDKRHAKDYIEGLDMLASMRLCANAPGQHGIQTALGGYQSIDDLVADGGRMRRQRDIAYDLISAIPGVSCIKPKATLYMFPKLDPKIYPIKNDQAFISELLQEEKVLLVQGTGFNWPHPDHFRLVFLPHEDDLKEAIGRIARFLENYRKRHGTNELLAKRSLDSNN encoded by the coding sequence ATGAAACAAGTCAAGAAATCAGCCAAACTCGCCAACGTCTGCTACGACATCCGCGGCCCTGTGCTGCAGAAGGCCAAGCAGATGGAGGAAGAGGGCCACAAGATCATCAAGCTGAACATCGGCAATCTGGCCGCGTTCGGCTTCGACTCGCCCGAGGAGATCCAGCAGGACATCATCCGCAACCTGCCCAACGCGGCCGGCTACACAGATTCGAAGGGGATTTTCGCGGCGCGCAAGGCGATCATGCACTACACCCAGGAAAAGGGGATCAAGGGCGTGACGCTGGAGGATATCTACGTCGGCAATGGGGTGTCCGAACTGATCGTGATGGCGATGAACGCGTTGCTCGATGCCGGCGACGAAGTGCTTGTGCCTGCACCGGATTACCCGTTATGGACGGCGGGGATTAGCCTTTCCGGCGGGACGCCCCGGCACTACCTGTGCGACGAGGAAAATGGCTGGTATCCGGATCTGGACGATATTCGCAGCAAGATCACGCCAAAGACCCGGGCCATCGTCATCATCAACCCGAACAACCCGACCGGTGCCCTTTATCCCGACGAGTTGCTGAAGGAGATCATCGAGATCGCCCGCCAGCATCACCTGATCATCTATGCCGACGAGGTGTACGACAAGGTGCTGTACGACGATGCGAAGCACACCTCGATCGCGGCCTTGTCCGACGACGTGCTGACCATCACCTTCAACGGCCTCTCCAAGAACTATCGCTCCTGTGGCTATCGCGCCGGCTGGATGGTGGTTTCCGGCGACAAGCGTCATGCCAAGGATTACATCGAAGGCCTCGACATGCTGGCTTCGATGCGCCTGTGCGCCAACGCGCCGGGTCAGCACGGGATTCAGACGGCCCTGGGTGGTTATCAGAGCATCGACGACCTGGTCGCCGACGGTGGCCGGATGCGCCGCCAGCGCGATATCGCCTACGACCTGATTTCGGCTATTCCGGGCGTCAGCTGCATCAAGCCGAAGGCGACGCTTTACATGTTCCCGAAGCTCGATCCCAAGATCTATCCGATCAAGAACGACCAAGCCTTCATTTCCGAATTGCTGCAGGAGGAGAAGGTGCTGCTGGTCCAGGGCACCGGCTTCAACTGGCCGCATCCCGACCACTTCCGTCTGGTTTTCCTGCCTCATGAGGACGACCTCAAGGAAGCCATCGGTCGTATCGCCCGCTTCCTCGAAAATTACCGCAAGCGTCACGGCACCAACGAGCTGCTGGCAAAACGCTCGCTCGATTCCAATAACTAA
- a CDS encoding homoserine dehydrogenase, which produces MKPINVGLIGIGTVGGGTWTVLKRNAEEITRRAGRPIRITAVADKNVELAKQVTGGEARVTDDAFSLVNDPEIDIIVELIGGYGVAKEVVLQSIANGKHVVTANKALLAVHGTEIFTAAQQKGVMVAFEAAVAGGIPIIKALREGLSANRIEWAAGIINGTTNFILSEMRDKGLSFDTVLKEAQRLGYAEADPTFDIEGVDAAHKATLIASIAFGIPVQFDKAYIEGVTKLEASDIKYAEQLGYRIKLLGIAKRRSAGIELRVHPTLIPAKRLLANVEGAMNAVVVKGDAVGTTLYYGKGAGAEPTASAVIADIIDVTRLATADPEHRVPHLAFQPDSMSSLPILPMSEIETGYYLRLRVADKPGVLADVTRILADQAISIDAMLQREPEEGEGETDIIILTHVCKESAADAAIAKIEGLAAQKGKVKRIRLEELQ; this is translated from the coding sequence ATGAAACCTATCAATGTTGGCCTGATCGGCATCGGCACCGTCGGTGGCGGCACCTGGACTGTTCTCAAGCGCAATGCGGAAGAAATTACCCGCCGTGCCGGCCGTCCGATCCGCATCACGGCCGTGGCCGACAAAAATGTCGAGCTGGCCAAGCAGGTTACGGGCGGCGAAGCACGCGTCACCGACGACGCTTTTTCACTGGTCAACGACCCGGAAATCGACATCATCGTCGAACTGATCGGCGGTTACGGCGTTGCCAAGGAAGTCGTGCTGCAGTCGATTGCCAATGGCAAGCACGTGGTGACAGCAAACAAGGCGCTGCTCGCCGTGCATGGCACCGAGATTTTTACCGCCGCCCAGCAGAAGGGCGTCATGGTCGCCTTCGAAGCTGCGGTGGCCGGCGGCATTCCCATCATCAAGGCGCTGCGCGAGGGCCTCTCCGCCAATCGCATCGAATGGGCGGCCGGCATCATCAACGGCACGACCAACTTCATCCTCTCCGAAATGCGCGACAAGGGCCTGTCCTTCGACACCGTGCTGAAGGAAGCGCAGCGTCTGGGCTATGCCGAGGCCGATCCGACCTTCGACATCGAGGGAGTTGATGCCGCGCACAAGGCGACGCTGATCGCTTCGATCGCTTTCGGCATTCCGGTCCAGTTCGACAAGGCCTACATCGAAGGCGTCACCAAGCTGGAAGCTTCCGATATCAAGTACGCCGAACAGCTCGGCTATCGCATCAAGTTGCTCGGCATCGCCAAGCGGCGCAGCGCGGGCATCGAACTCCGCGTCCATCCGACCCTGATTCCGGCCAAGCGTCTGCTGGCCAATGTCGAAGGCGCGATGAATGCTGTCGTCGTCAAGGGCGATGCCGTGGGCACGACGCTCTACTACGGCAAGGGTGCCGGTGCCGAACCGACGGCGTCTGCAGTGATCGCCGACATCATCGACGTGACCCGCCTGGCGACCGCCGATCCCGAGCATCGCGTGCCGCATCTGGCCTTCCAGCCCGATTCGATGTCCAGCCTGCCGATTCTGCCGATGAGCGAAATCGAAACCGGTTACTACCTGCGCCTGCGGGTCGCGGATAAGCCGGGCGTGCTGGCCGACGTCACCCGTATTCTGGCTGACCAGGCGATCTCGATCGATGCCATGCTGCAGCGCGAGCCGGAAGAAGGCGAGGGCGAAACCGACATCATCATCCTGACCCACGTCTGCAAGGAAAGTGCGGCAGATGCGGCGATCGCCAAGATCGAAGGACTGGCCGCGCAAAAAGGCAAGGTCAAGCGCATTCGCCTGGAAGAGTTGCAATAA